The genomic segment TAGTATTTCTTGGGTGCAGCCGTCTCGACCGGGTCAGCAGAGGCAAGACCGGATTTTACATCGGAGCGGAAGGTATCCATCGACTTGCCATGTTTAGGAAACCAATGCATTACATCACCATGATTGCTGGCGATGCCTTGCTTATATCCTTCGCTATGGCAAATAATATCTTTTTCAGTTAGACCAAACTCCTTACATAGATAGACACAAAGTTCAACGGCCTCCCGGTACACCTTGTTGAAATAGGTGCTGTCCGAAAGACCATCCTCGCAAATCTCAAAGCCAATATGTGTGTCGTTTGCTTTTCCTCCGGCGTGCCAGCCTCGGTGGTTCCATGGCAAAGTCTGATATGTGGCGATTGTTCCATCTGCCAGCTTACCGATGAAGGCATGAACGCAAACCTGACTGCCGCCGGGCTTATCTTGATTCCAATGATTGTTGTATTGGTTCTTTCCGAGCAAACCGTCATCCGGTCCAACATAGCGCTTCAACCATGGGTTATTTGCCCCCGTGGAGTGTACCATGATGCCTTTGGGAATTATCGTTTTGCCTGCTTTGAAGCAGGCATTATTTATAAGTATTAACTTGCGTAAATTCATTAAAATCACCTCGAAATCAAATGTTGGTTGTCGCAAGATTTACAGGATATAGGTGGTAGGTAAACTTCAAATCACAGTAAGCGCTCGCCGATGTGCCATCACTTCCCATTCTGATATACAGCCCATAACCAGAAGGCACTCGACTTTGACGCATTTGAATATGAATATGCAACCCAGCGTTTGAACTGTCAGCACCGATAGGCGTGCTGCGTGAGATTCTGGTAAAGTTCACTTCATCGTTTGAGATATATAAATCTAGTTCTTTTTCACTTGTATCCGATTGACGGCAAAGGGTAACCAAATGACAATCATATGCCGTCGGATAAAGCAATCCGCCCTGTCCGCCTATAACCACGCTACCAATGGGCAATAATGTGTGCAAAGGTCCTCGGACGCTATTAATACCGCCCGTACCGGTAGCGTTACCGCTCAACACATATCTCAGATAGCTTGCTCTGGTGAATGCGTTGATGGTAGCTGTTGCAGTAGAGGTAAGAGTCAATGCTGTCGTAGCATTTTCTGCTCTTTCCAATAAAAATAGGCTCTCACCTGAAGGAATGGTAACATCACCAATAGAGAAAATCTGACTCGTCCAATAGGCTGTGCAAGCCGGGTTTGATGATATTCCTGACCCATAAGCAATGTTCGCTACATCTTGGATGCCCCTTATAGCTTCGGCAAGTTTCTTGACGGTATTACGGAGGGTGCCCTGGATTAACACTTGCACATTGTTTGTGGCAGGGCTGCCCAAAGCCGTAACAAAGGTATATGTTACCGTCCCGATTACTACGTTGTTGCCATTCGTGATGCCATTAAATGTGATGGACGCTCTTCGGCTTATCATATCCGGTGCTGTGGCAGTTTCTATCGGATGCGAATGGTTCAGGAGGACTCCAGTCCGCATATACAGATTGTCGCGCGTATCTTCAACCAAGTCGTGTGTAGTGTTTAACAGAGTATAAGTGAGATTTAACAGACTGTTTATCTCATCAATATCCAGTTCAGCTAAGACAGAAAGCACTTGGTTTAGCCATTCTTGTGCGGGTGGCTCGGGTGGTTCAACTATGCCGTCAACAAGAGCCTCCTCAACGATGGTTAATATCCGAACGCTTTTTCCGACCACATCGCCATAAGTAACTCTTATTTCTAGCTGCCCCACACCTACGACCAGAGTGTCAGTTGCGCTGGGTGACCATGTAAGAACTCCATCAGCGTAGGTCGTGATCACTGGATATGCAATACCATCGGGTCTTTTGTATATAGCATTTAGGGCGGCTCCAGGATACGTGTCATCTAATAAACTGGAAACATCAAACTCAAGGTGGCGAAAGTAGTGTTCTCCGCGCCTGCCTATGAACACAGTTACAGCTTTTGTTAAATCAATCATATTCCATCACCTGACTTAGGGGGCTCATCATCACGCCCATGTAGCTGTTTTAGAACTTCCTTGAGTTTTTCAGGTATAGGCAGTCCAATATGACCGGCATTCTCTAAAATAGATACACCCTCATTGCTCAAGTAGAAGAAAATTACTGCAGTCCTAAGGACACCACCATTATCCCCAGCACTACCCAGTATCTGCGTATCAAGGATATGGGCTACACCCACCAATGTAAAAATAAGAACTTTTTTGAAGATACCTTTCGCGCCGATTTCGCTGGACAGCTTTTTATCTACAATGGCACAGAGCACTCCTGTCACATAATCTATGGCGACAAATACTAGG from the Pelotomaculum isophthalicicum JI genome contains:
- a CDS encoding N-acetylmuramoyl-L-alanine amidase, giving the protein MNLRKLILINNACFKAGKTIIPKGIMVHSTGANNPWLKRYVGPDDGLLGKNQYNNHWNQDKPGGSQVCVHAFIGKLADGTIATYQTLPWNHRGWHAGGKANDTHIGFEICEDGLSDSTYFNKVYREAVELCVYLCKEFGLTEKDIICHSEGYKQGIASNHGDVMHWFPKHGKSMDTFRSDVKSGLASADPVETAAPKKYYCVQIGAFSIKANAETMLSKVKAAGFTDAFIKYSE
- a CDS encoding phage holin family protein, which encodes MKEIWNWIQLVFAAVGAFLGWFLGGLDGFLYALLVFVAIDYVTGVLCAIVDKKLSSEIGAKGIFKKVLIFTLVGVAHILDTQILGSAGDNGGVLRTAVIFFYLSNEGVSILENAGHIGLPIPEKLKEVLKQLHGRDDEPPKSGDGI